From a single Planctellipticum variicoloris genomic region:
- a CDS encoding lactonase family protein, giving the protein MPVFTSRFAFLLLIGILVTAAPQTVDAEDPLIFISAFADGDEAGIHAFRLDLKSGVLKPLHRTTGVDHPFFLALSPDNKFLYSIHAPTFSGKDDEHVAGFELVGRTGQLKPLNRQSSRGTASCYLDVDATGKSVLVSNYTSGSVAALPIRPDGSLGEPASFIQHVGSSINPARQKEPHAHCIVISPDNRFAYVADLGLDQILCYRLDPATAKLTPNRQAFVRTLPGAGPRHLTFHPNGKSVYVINELTNSVTHFDYEAATGNLYEQKTIPTLPADFTGVSHCADLKITPDGKFLYGTNRGHDSLAAYKIADDGSLTLIEIQPSLGGGPQNLAITLGGELLICANMPGKNVAVFRIDATTGKLASVGDPVAIPSPSCIMLVP; this is encoded by the coding sequence ATGCCTGTCTTCACATCTCGTTTCGCGTTCCTGCTGCTGATCGGAATCCTGGTGACTGCTGCCCCGCAGACTGTTGATGCGGAAGATCCGCTGATCTTCATTTCCGCCTTTGCCGACGGCGACGAAGCGGGCATTCATGCGTTCCGACTCGACCTGAAATCGGGCGTGTTGAAGCCGCTGCACCGGACGACCGGGGTCGATCACCCGTTCTTTCTGGCCCTGTCGCCCGACAACAAGTTTCTCTACTCGATCCATGCGCCGACCTTCAGCGGCAAAGACGATGAGCACGTTGCCGGTTTCGAACTGGTCGGTCGGACCGGGCAGCTCAAACCGCTCAATCGCCAGTCGAGCCGCGGGACGGCGTCGTGTTATCTCGATGTCGATGCCACCGGGAAATCGGTGCTGGTGTCCAACTACACCAGCGGCAGCGTCGCGGCCTTGCCGATTCGTCCCGACGGGTCGCTGGGTGAGCCCGCCTCGTTCATTCAGCATGTGGGATCGAGCATCAATCCCGCCCGGCAGAAGGAGCCGCACGCGCATTGCATCGTGATCAGTCCGGACAACCGCTTCGCGTATGTCGCCGACCTGGGGCTCGACCAGATCCTCTGCTATCGCCTCGACCCCGCGACGGCCAAGCTCACACCCAATCGACAGGCGTTCGTCCGCACGCTCCCGGGCGCAGGACCGCGGCATCTGACGTTTCATCCCAACGGCAAATCGGTCTACGTCATCAACGAACTCACCAACTCGGTGACCCACTTCGACTACGAAGCCGCCACCGGCAATCTCTACGAACAGAAAACGATTCCCACACTTCCCGCCGACTTCACCGGCGTCAGTCATTGCGCGGATCTGAAGATCACGCCGGACGGGAAGTTTCTCTACGGTACGAACCGCGGACACGACAGCCTGGCCGCGTACAAGATTGCCGACGACGGCAGCCTGACTCTCATCGAGATACAACCCAGCCTCGGCGGCGGGCCGCAGAATCTCGCCATCACGCTGGGCGGCGAACTGCTGATCTGCGCCAACATGCCCGGCAAGAATGTCGCCGTCTTCCGGATCGATGCCACGACCGGCAAGCTGGCCTCGGTTGGAGATCCGGTGGCCATTCCCTCGCCGTCCTGCATCATGCTCGTCCCGTAG
- a CDS encoding phosphatidylinositol-specific phospholipase C/glycerophosphodiester phosphodiesterase family protein produces MQYIAHRINTIAQLRQTPAEYGVELDLRDRGERLILQHDPFGDGEDFEEYLKHYRHGLMILNIKSERIEHRVLEAVRGAGIANYFFLDCSFPMIRSLVKTGEHRIAVRFSEYEPVESALALAGQVEWVWVDCFTRQPLDDRTYELLKAHFKLCAVSPELQGRDVATIADYRRELAAYPVDAVCTKRPDLWQGD; encoded by the coding sequence ATGCAGTACATCGCACATCGCATCAATACGATCGCTCAGCTTCGGCAGACGCCGGCGGAGTACGGTGTCGAACTGGATCTGCGGGATCGCGGGGAGCGGCTGATCCTGCAGCACGATCCGTTCGGCGACGGAGAGGATTTCGAAGAATATCTGAAGCACTACCGCCACGGGCTGATGATCCTGAACATCAAGAGCGAACGGATCGAGCACCGCGTGCTGGAGGCCGTGCGAGGGGCGGGAATCGCGAACTATTTCTTCCTGGATTGTTCGTTCCCGATGATTCGTTCGCTGGTCAAGACGGGCGAACATCGCATCGCGGTCCGGTTCTCGGAGTACGAGCCGGTGGAGTCGGCGCTGGCGCTGGCGGGGCAGGTCGAGTGGGTGTGGGTGGATTGCTTTACCCGGCAGCCGCTGGATGACCGGACCTATGAACTGCTGAAGGCGCACTTCAAGCTGTGTGCGGTCTCGCCCGAGCTGCAGGGGCGGGATGTGGCGACGATCGCGGACTACCGAAGAGAACTGGCGGCGTATCCGGTGGACGCAGTCTGCACGAAGCGCCCTGATCTGTGGCAGGGTGACTGA
- a CDS encoding NTP transferase domain-containing protein, whose product MQIVVPMAGLGQRFVDAGYQLPKPLVPVDGVPMFVRAVEELPRADRYVFVVHPDHVRDHRIDTVISRHFPGGRVVVTPGLTRGQACTVRLACAELDPHDSVLVAACDNSHLYDAGRFAEVVRDESLASLIWTYRNDQRVLVKPTAHGWVDVVGTSNAVKRVSCKVPLSATPLSDHAISGCFWFRSAAELRELIDASVAAGDTVNNEFYLDTIPNRLVQAGRRVEVFEVEKYIGWGTPQDLEDYERWRRYFAGIGRLSRAA is encoded by the coding sequence ATGCAGATCGTCGTACCGATGGCGGGGCTGGGGCAGCGGTTTGTCGACGCAGGTTACCAACTGCCGAAGCCGCTGGTGCCTGTCGATGGCGTGCCGATGTTCGTGCGAGCCGTCGAGGAACTGCCGCGGGCAGACCGGTACGTGTTTGTGGTGCATCCGGACCATGTGCGGGACCATCGGATCGACACGGTGATCTCGCGGCACTTTCCGGGCGGCCGCGTTGTCGTCACGCCGGGACTGACGCGGGGACAGGCGTGTACGGTGCGGCTGGCCTGCGCGGAACTCGATCCGCACGACAGCGTGCTGGTGGCGGCGTGCGACAATTCGCATCTCTACGACGCCGGTCGGTTCGCCGAGGTCGTTCGCGACGAATCGTTGGCGTCCCTGATCTGGACCTACCGGAACGATCAGCGGGTGCTGGTGAAGCCGACGGCGCATGGCTGGGTCGACGTGGTCGGGACGTCGAACGCCGTTAAGCGGGTGTCGTGCAAGGTTCCGCTGTCGGCGACCCCGCTGAGCGATCATGCAATCTCGGGATGCTTCTGGTTCCGGAGCGCGGCGGAGTTGCGGGAGCTGATCGACGCCTCCGTGGCGGCGGGCGATACCGTCAACAACGAGTTTTATCTCGATACGATTCCGAACCGGCTGGTGCAGGCGGGCCGGCGGGTCGAGGTGTTCGAGGTCGAGAAGTACATCGGCTGGGGCACCCCGCAGGATCTGGAAGACTACGAGCGCTGGCGGCGTTATTTCGCGGGAATCGGGCGTCTGAGCCGGGCCGCGTAG
- a CDS encoding histidine phosphatase family protein, whose protein sequence is MSDSTALPLFVALEPDAGTIERIWRYKRQTKSLVGPQLYLDHPPHMTLYVGVFPDLEMVLEQTRALAANWTSPDLTLAGWQTFLGDALTGNNTLSLKFAEADCERLRGLQRQLVETLAPLRDVAATERRIGGRMSGLAEAEQRDARQFGFPYVGAGWKPHLTVASIRAEDWALVAERLLSESPAGRVSCPRLQVYRLIDEHPELVESIALAAEPDRRDLKEEILAALWRVADRTDWVLSATVAGSFLTRATLEAVSDIDVIAVVDRLDGPRFAETERRFAEELRPVVERAGLSLRVNSTLGPRKFNEPDIAVLHLMLYSPETHRLHAIRSPFTCLDWQRSTTVRKRSLASVYPVFGLQPRHFLSARRGPKDYLRDFDRGVVSYRELICSETACEELLREQPMTVRDRYEYAYHVQRFLMQNLLKLLRRENSPPADAELLDQFFGVFPREADGYADLYRALRDRKERQDFAQPIVGLDERLRGFVADFEVQFRGIFLETARRHVVFRHAATVLNGGTGDQRRFVGRTDPDVSPISDEALSLLASALAEQSVSAVYTSPLRRCRQSVEALARRRTLPAAEADARLVEIDYGLCDGRTIADARREHGELFAAWGRGEDPPFPGGESTADVVERLHGFANDVWDRAAGNTVACTHNVVVRALVGEALGVPRGDWHKIQVPHLAPVTLIQTREYGRFLDLDEGVEERLFADFLDESSAE, encoded by the coding sequence ATGTCCGATTCGACTGCTCTGCCGTTGTTTGTCGCTCTGGAACCTGACGCGGGGACCATTGAGCGGATCTGGCGATACAAGCGGCAGACAAAAAGTCTGGTCGGGCCGCAACTCTATCTCGATCATCCCCCCCACATGACGCTGTATGTGGGCGTGTTTCCAGATCTCGAGATGGTGCTTGAGCAGACGCGAGCCTTGGCGGCGAACTGGACTTCGCCCGATCTGACGCTGGCTGGCTGGCAGACGTTTCTTGGTGACGCGCTGACCGGCAACAACACGCTGTCGCTGAAGTTCGCCGAGGCGGACTGTGAGCGATTGCGCGGACTGCAGCGTCAACTGGTCGAGACGCTGGCGCCGCTGCGCGATGTCGCGGCGACGGAACGGCGGATCGGCGGTCGGATGAGCGGTCTGGCGGAGGCCGAGCAGCGCGATGCCCGGCAGTTTGGCTTTCCGTACGTCGGGGCCGGCTGGAAGCCGCATCTGACAGTGGCATCGATTCGGGCCGAGGATTGGGCCTTGGTGGCGGAGAGGCTGCTGTCGGAGTCGCCTGCCGGGAGGGTGAGCTGTCCGCGGCTGCAAGTTTATCGCTTGATCGACGAGCATCCCGAACTGGTGGAATCGATTGCGCTGGCTGCCGAACCGGATCGGCGCGACCTGAAGGAAGAGATCCTGGCGGCGTTGTGGCGCGTGGCGGATCGCACGGACTGGGTGCTGTCGGCGACGGTCGCCGGGAGTTTTCTGACGCGGGCGACGCTGGAGGCGGTCAGCGATATCGATGTCATCGCCGTCGTGGACCGGCTGGACGGTCCACGTTTTGCAGAGACGGAGCGACGGTTCGCGGAGGAACTGCGTCCGGTCGTGGAGCGCGCAGGGCTGTCGCTCCGGGTGAATTCGACGCTGGGGCCGCGGAAGTTCAACGAGCCCGATATTGCGGTGCTGCATCTGATGTTGTATTCGCCGGAAACGCACCGGCTGCATGCGATCCGCAGTCCGTTCACGTGCCTGGACTGGCAGCGGTCGACGACGGTTCGGAAGCGGTCGCTGGCGTCAGTGTATCCGGTCTTCGGGCTGCAGCCGCGGCATTTCCTGAGCGCCCGGCGGGGGCCGAAGGACTATCTGCGGGACTTCGATCGGGGGGTGGTCTCTTACCGGGAGCTGATTTGCTCGGAGACTGCCTGCGAGGAGTTGCTGCGCGAGCAGCCGATGACGGTGCGGGACCGCTACGAGTATGCGTACCACGTCCAGCGGTTCCTGATGCAGAACCTGCTGAAACTGCTGCGGCGGGAAAATTCGCCGCCGGCCGACGCCGAACTGCTCGACCAGTTTTTCGGCGTATTTCCGCGGGAAGCGGACGGCTATGCCGATTTGTACCGCGCGCTGCGGGATCGGAAAGAGCGGCAGGATTTTGCGCAGCCGATTGTGGGTCTCGACGAGCGGCTGCGGGGGTTTGTCGCGGACTTCGAAGTGCAGTTTCGCGGCATCTTTCTGGAGACTGCGCGACGGCATGTCGTATTTCGGCATGCGGCGACTGTGTTGAACGGCGGGACGGGGGATCAGCGGCGGTTCGTGGGACGGACTGATCCGGACGTGTCGCCGATTTCCGACGAGGCGTTGTCGCTGCTGGCATCGGCTCTGGCGGAACAGTCCGTGTCGGCAGTCTATACCTCTCCACTGCGGCGGTGCCGGCAGTCGGTCGAAGCGCTGGCCCGGCGACGGACCTTGCCGGCGGCGGAGGCGGATGCGCGGCTGGTGGAAATCGACTACGGCCTCTGCGACGGGCGAACGATCGCCGACGCGCGGCGGGAGCACGGAGAGCTGTTTGCGGCGTGGGGACGGGGTGAAGATCCCCCTTTTCCCGGCGGGGAATCGACGGCGGATGTCGTGGAGCGGCTCCACGGATTTGCGAACGATGTCTGGGATCGGGCGGCAGGAAATACGGTCGCATGCACCCATAACGTGGTCGTGCGAGCGCTGGTGGGAGAGGCTCTGGGAGTGCCGCGCGGAGACTGGCACAAGATTCAGGTCCCGCATCTGGCGCCGGTGACCTTGATTCAGACCCGGGAATACGGACGATTTCTGGATCTGGACGAGGGAGTCGAGGAGCGGCTCTTTGCGGACTTCCTGGACGAGTCGTCTGCGGAATAG
- a CDS encoding glycosyltransferase family 2 protein has protein sequence MSPRPQLSIVLPCYNESAGLAALVERFAESCGDVSFELILVDNGSTDRTQEVLPGLLAKHPFARSVRVEVNQGYGHGILTGLQAATAEVLAWSHADLQTDPADVFRAWKLYQESPAPKRTLVKGRRYGRGLSERVITWGMQCAATVLLRTPLHEINAQPKLFHRDLLGALEQPPRDLSLDLYVLYAAKCNGWRFRSIPVEFPPRPHGVSSWATSWRSKGRTIGRALRYLVRLAVAPAPRLKGSGPSHQAGLIGAERRAA, from the coding sequence ATGTCTCCACGTCCGCAGTTGTCGATTGTCCTGCCCTGCTACAACGAATCCGCGGGGCTCGCCGCGCTGGTCGAGCGATTCGCCGAGAGCTGCGGCGACGTTTCTTTCGAGCTGATTCTCGTCGACAACGGCTCGACGGACCGGACACAGGAGGTGCTGCCCGGATTGCTGGCGAAGCATCCGTTCGCGCGATCCGTCCGTGTGGAAGTCAATCAGGGGTATGGTCATGGAATCCTGACCGGGCTGCAGGCCGCGACGGCGGAGGTGCTGGCCTGGTCGCATGCCGATCTGCAGACGGATCCGGCGGATGTGTTCCGGGCCTGGAAGCTGTATCAGGAATCGCCAGCTCCGAAGCGAACGCTGGTCAAGGGGCGACGTTACGGGCGGGGGCTCAGCGAGCGGGTCATTACGTGGGGGATGCAGTGCGCCGCCACGGTTTTGCTGCGGACGCCGCTGCACGAGATCAACGCGCAGCCGAAGCTGTTTCATCGGGATCTGCTCGGGGCTCTGGAGCAGCCTCCGCGCGATCTGAGCCTCGACCTGTATGTGCTGTATGCGGCGAAGTGCAATGGCTGGCGGTTCCGGTCGATTCCGGTGGAGTTTCCGCCGCGTCCGCATGGGGTGTCGAGCTGGGCGACTTCGTGGCGGTCGAAGGGGCGGACGATCGGGCGGGCGTTGCGCTACCTGGTGAGGCTGGCCGTCGCGCCTGCTCCGCGGCTGAAGGGGAGCGGGCCATCGCATCAAGCGGGATTGATCGGCGCAGAACGCCGGGCGGCGTAG
- a CDS encoding L-ribulose-5-phosphate 4-epimerase: MTLTRLREDVCHANRMLPVLGLVAIHSGNVSGYEPALDRLVIKPSGVDYDRLTPEMLVEVEVSTGRIVSGELRPSVDLPHHLHLYRQIPGIRGVVHTHSNYATAFAALHEPIPLCLTAIADEFGGEIPCTPYVDNSGDAIGRAVLQHRTQAPAILLANHGVFAWGPSPREALKAAAMTEDVAKTVHLARQIGQPKMLPMDEAAKWYGRYHTTYGQGMAAQPQPLRIVDSAADTGDDSAPLPWGEAA, translated from the coding sequence ATGACTCTGACCCGACTTCGCGAAGACGTTTGCCACGCCAATCGAATGCTGCCAGTCCTGGGGCTGGTGGCGATTCACTCGGGGAACGTCAGCGGTTACGAACCTGCATTGGACCGGCTGGTGATCAAGCCGTCCGGGGTGGACTACGATCGCCTGACGCCGGAAATGCTGGTCGAGGTGGAAGTCTCGACCGGGCGGATCGTGTCGGGCGAACTGCGGCCGAGCGTGGATCTGCCGCATCACCTGCATCTGTATCGGCAGATTCCCGGCATTCGCGGGGTCGTGCATACGCACAGCAACTATGCGACGGCGTTTGCGGCACTGCACGAGCCGATACCGCTGTGCCTGACGGCGATTGCCGACGAATTCGGCGGCGAGATTCCTTGTACGCCGTATGTGGACAACAGCGGCGATGCGATTGGTCGGGCGGTGCTGCAGCACCGGACGCAGGCGCCGGCGATCCTGCTGGCCAATCATGGCGTCTTTGCGTGGGGGCCGAGTCCGCGGGAGGCCCTGAAGGCGGCGGCGATGACCGAAGACGTGGCCAAGACGGTGCATCTGGCGCGGCAGATCGGGCAGCCGAAGATGTTGCCGATGGATGAGGCCGCCAAGTGGTACGGCCGCTACCATACGACGTACGGTCAGGGGATGGCGGCGCAGCCGCAGCCCCTGCGAATTGTGGATTCCGCGGCCGATACGGGCGATGACTCGGCTCCCCTCCCCTGGGGCGAAGCGGCCTGA
- a CDS encoding PQQ-dependent sugar dehydrogenase: MDQPEPLQGAKRAWRRAGLAAGGIIALAALALTALPSRIPQPLRIAPPAPSANSVRPAPIRLPATPGHFLPFVCEPAFGEHKFWDPLFVAPLGEDRTTLLVVERSGTVQAIRRNDQGDFSRSAFLNLESQTVLTAFRAGEGLLGLALHPEFSRQTSPHRGEVFAFYVGRSEQGLVCRLSRFRTFPGQLDRVDPATEEILIDQLDHHQAHNAGSLAFGPDGFLYVAVGDDANDGPNSHAQQIGRDLFSGVLRIDVDRRGGTISHAPPRQPATGKTAGYLIPSDNPFVGEPDALEEFYAIGLRNPWRMSFDRKSGKLYVSDPGDKSREEINLVEKGSNCGWGDWEGTLENRTAPASSARRGIPTPPLFEYTRDFAHRCVIGGYVYRGPSFPELQGQYVYADQSGRIYALELLDEGTRAGENRLIAMLPEPGIGISSLGEDVDGELYFCLIGKLASETGSVYRLRKTAPTERDAMPPTLADTGLFLDESASTPHPRLTPFEVNTPLWSDGADKRRWIAPPPDKQVTLKEDGQLDIPAGAVFVKHFALATDRRRPEQLRPLETRVLICSPGGDVFGASYRWSADGHETRIVNFNEEEVIECVDGQGRPAQQTWMYPGRFECLLCHNDASGHILGFSLKQLDRDVPCPGGESLHQFEVLSLNGVISPADAALARSTPRQPLAPLHDATASLEDRVRSYLHVNCSVCHNPERQFAAFDARFLHPIPYTGIVNGPAYHAGPPGPNTRIIRPGDLEHSMIYLRMSSSVPESRMPPLGSTVVDAQAAAVIAEWIQSLPPDRTAAPPVTHVEEVRDNFRR; the protein is encoded by the coding sequence ATGGATCAACCGGAACCACTCCAAGGGGCGAAGCGTGCGTGGCGTCGCGCGGGACTGGCCGCAGGAGGAATAATCGCCCTCGCAGCACTGGCGCTGACTGCGTTGCCATCCCGGATACCACAGCCATTGCGGATCGCTCCGCCGGCGCCTTCCGCCAATTCCGTTCGGCCCGCTCCCATTCGACTCCCGGCGACCCCCGGACACTTCCTGCCGTTTGTCTGCGAACCGGCGTTTGGGGAACACAAGTTCTGGGACCCGCTGTTTGTGGCGCCGCTGGGAGAAGACCGCACCACGCTCCTCGTCGTCGAGCGGTCGGGAACCGTCCAGGCCATCCGCAGGAATGACCAGGGCGATTTCTCCCGCTCAGCCTTTCTGAACCTCGAATCTCAGACCGTGCTGACCGCCTTTCGAGCCGGAGAAGGACTTCTCGGACTGGCCCTCCATCCCGAGTTCTCCCGTCAGACTTCGCCGCATCGCGGCGAAGTCTTTGCGTTTTATGTCGGACGGAGCGAGCAGGGCCTCGTCTGCCGCCTCTCCCGCTTCCGCACGTTCCCCGGCCAGCTCGATCGAGTTGACCCGGCCACCGAAGAAATCCTCATTGACCAGCTCGATCATCACCAGGCCCACAACGCCGGCAGCCTCGCCTTCGGCCCCGACGGCTTTCTCTACGTGGCCGTCGGCGACGATGCCAACGACGGTCCGAATTCCCATGCCCAGCAAATCGGCCGCGATCTGTTCTCCGGCGTCCTCAGAATCGACGTCGATCGCCGCGGCGGAACAATCAGCCATGCCCCTCCCCGCCAGCCGGCAACCGGAAAGACCGCCGGATATCTGATCCCGTCCGACAACCCCTTCGTCGGTGAGCCCGACGCCCTCGAAGAGTTCTACGCCATCGGCCTCCGAAATCCGTGGCGAATGTCCTTCGACCGAAAGTCCGGGAAACTCTACGTCTCCGACCCCGGCGACAAATCTCGCGAAGAAATCAATCTCGTCGAGAAAGGGAGCAACTGCGGCTGGGGCGACTGGGAAGGAACTCTCGAGAACCGCACGGCGCCAGCCTCCAGCGCCCGACGCGGCATCCCCACGCCCCCCCTCTTCGAATACACGCGCGACTTCGCCCATCGCTGCGTCATCGGTGGCTACGTCTATCGCGGCCCCAGCTTCCCCGAGTTGCAGGGGCAATACGTCTATGCCGATCAGAGCGGTCGCATTTACGCCCTGGAGCTCCTCGACGAAGGAACTCGCGCCGGCGAGAACCGCCTGATCGCCATGCTCCCCGAACCCGGGATCGGCATCTCCTCCCTGGGCGAAGACGTCGACGGCGAACTCTACTTCTGCCTGATCGGAAAACTCGCCTCGGAAACCGGCAGCGTTTACCGCCTGCGAAAAACCGCCCCGACTGAGCGCGACGCCATGCCCCCGACGCTGGCCGACACCGGACTCTTCCTCGACGAGTCGGCCTCGACTCCCCACCCCCGCCTGACTCCCTTCGAAGTCAACACTCCCCTCTGGTCGGATGGCGCCGACAAACGGCGCTGGATCGCCCCCCCGCCCGACAAACAGGTCACGCTCAAGGAGGACGGGCAACTCGACATTCCCGCCGGCGCCGTCTTCGTCAAACACTTCGCCCTGGCCACCGACCGGCGGCGCCCGGAACAACTGCGACCGCTCGAAACACGCGTCCTGATCTGCAGCCCCGGCGGCGATGTCTTCGGCGCCTCGTACCGCTGGTCAGCGGACGGACACGAGACGCGCATCGTCAACTTTAACGAGGAAGAAGTCATCGAATGCGTCGACGGCCAGGGGCGGCCTGCGCAACAGACCTGGATGTATCCGGGACGCTTTGAGTGCCTGCTCTGCCACAACGACGCCTCCGGACACATCCTCGGCTTCTCCCTGAAACAGCTCGACCGGGACGTGCCCTGTCCCGGCGGAGAATCGCTGCATCAGTTCGAAGTTCTGTCGCTGAACGGAGTCATTTCCCCGGCCGATGCCGCGCTCGCCCGGTCGACGCCCCGGCAGCCGCTGGCTCCGCTGCACGACGCGACGGCGTCGCTGGAGGACCGCGTCCGCTCGTACCTGCATGTAAACTGCTCGGTATGCCACAACCCCGAGCGGCAGTTTGCCGCCTTCGACGCTCGATTTCTGCACCCCATTCCGTACACAGGCATCGTGAACGGCCCCGCGTATCACGCCGGCCCTCCCGGCCCCAATACTCGGATCATTCGACCGGGTGACCTGGAACACTCCATGATCTACCTGAGAATGTCGTCCTCCGTCCCCGAAAGCCGCATGCCCCCTCTCGGCTCGACCGTTGTCGATGCCCAGGCGGCCGCTGTGATCGCCGAGTGGATTCAGTCCCTCCCGCCGGATCGGACGGCGGCCCCTCCCGTCACCCATGTCGAGGAAGTCCGCGATAACTTCCGCAGGTAA